In one Arthrobacter jinronghuae genomic region, the following are encoded:
- a CDS encoding ferrochelatase: MTSAVSHEPAFDPFEGVDENGRMAPKHYDAILLASFGGPEGQEDVIPFLRNVTAGRGIPDERLEEVATHYRANGGISPINEQNRALKAALEAELARRGVELPVLWGNRNWAPYIKDVLQEAYDTGYRRILMVTTSVYSSYSSCRQYREDLGMNLLKTGLDKKLHVDKVRQYFDHPGFVEPFVEGVRESVAKVRAQLAAKGVDNEKIEILFSTHSIPTADAEASGPRDREFEEGSAYVAQHLANARAIMERVPEAAGMDWQLVYQSRSGAPHIPWLEPDINDAIAELPAKGVNGVVIVPLGFVSDHMEVIWDLDTEAMDTCTELGLAADRTPTPGIHETFVSGLVDLLQERTLENNIAIRPAMTDLGPWYDVCRPGCCANLRGEKPTIAGADSTVGVE; the protein is encoded by the coding sequence ATGACATCCGCTGTTTCCCACGAGCCTGCCTTCGACCCCTTTGAGGGCGTCGATGAAAACGGCCGCATGGCCCCGAAGCACTACGACGCCATCCTGCTGGCCTCCTTCGGCGGCCCGGAAGGCCAGGAAGACGTCATTCCCTTCCTGCGCAACGTCACCGCCGGCCGCGGCATCCCCGATGAGCGGCTGGAGGAAGTGGCCACCCACTACCGCGCCAACGGCGGCATCAGCCCCATCAACGAGCAGAACCGCGCGCTGAAGGCCGCACTGGAAGCAGAGCTGGCACGCCGCGGCGTCGAACTGCCCGTCCTCTGGGGCAACCGCAACTGGGCGCCCTACATCAAGGACGTCCTCCAGGAGGCGTACGACACCGGCTACCGCCGCATCCTGATGGTCACCACCAGCGTCTACTCCTCGTACTCGAGCTGCCGCCAGTACCGCGAAGACCTGGGCATGAACCTCCTGAAGACCGGGCTGGACAAGAAGCTGCACGTGGACAAGGTCCGCCAGTACTTCGACCACCCCGGCTTCGTGGAGCCCTTCGTCGAAGGCGTCCGCGAGTCCGTGGCCAAGGTCCGCGCACAGCTGGCCGCCAAGGGCGTGGACAACGAGAAGATCGAGATCCTCTTCTCCACCCACTCCATTCCCACCGCCGACGCCGAAGCCTCCGGCCCGCGCGACCGCGAGTTCGAAGAAGGCAGCGCCTACGTCGCCCAGCACCTGGCCAACGCCCGCGCCATCATGGAGCGCGTCCCCGAAGCCGCAGGCATGGACTGGCAGCTGGTCTACCAGTCCCGCTCCGGTGCACCGCACATCCCCTGGCTGGAACCGGACATCAACGACGCGATCGCCGAACTGCCCGCCAAGGGCGTCAACGGCGTGGTCATTGTTCCGCTGGGCTTCGTCAGCGACCACATGGAAGTGATCTGGGACCTCGACACCGAGGCCATGGACACCTGCACGGAACTGGGCCTGGCGGCGGACCGCACGCCGACCCCCGGCATCCACGAGACCTTCGTGTCCGGCCTGGTGGACCTGCTGCAGGAACGCACCCTGGAAAACAACATTGCCATCCGCCCCGCCATGACCGACCTCGGTCCGTGGTACGACGTCTGCCGCCCCGGCTGCTGCGCGAACCTGCGCGGCGAAAAGCCGACCATCGCGGGCGCCGACTCCACCGTGGGCGTCGAGTAG
- a CDS encoding 3'-5' exonuclease, producing MNSWHELPRAAFDLETTGRDPQTARIVTASIILVNGRGETLQHHEWIACPEIPIPAEAAAIHGITNERAQAEGGNPAAVTAEVAEVLAGMFAAGIPVLAFNACYDFTVLARECERFGLAVPHPVPVIDPYILDKQVDRFRRGKRTLTAMAEHYGVGFENAHTSAADVAATLSVAAVMAEKYPELQCDARTLHESQVSWAAGQAASFQEYLRRREPEAVIDGSWPFRAAPDHEPGSVLDPA from the coding sequence ATGAACAGCTGGCATGAACTTCCCCGGGCGGCCTTCGATCTGGAGACCACTGGCCGGGACCCGCAGACCGCGCGGATCGTCACCGCATCCATCATCCTGGTCAACGGCCGGGGTGAAACCCTGCAGCATCACGAGTGGATAGCCTGCCCCGAGATTCCGATCCCGGCCGAGGCGGCAGCCATCCACGGCATCACCAATGAACGTGCCCAGGCGGAGGGCGGGAACCCGGCCGCCGTGACGGCCGAGGTGGCCGAGGTGCTGGCCGGCATGTTCGCAGCCGGCATTCCGGTCCTGGCCTTCAACGCCTGCTACGACTTCACGGTCCTGGCCCGTGAATGCGAACGCTTCGGACTGGCGGTCCCCCATCCGGTTCCCGTGATCGACCCGTACATCCTGGACAAGCAGGTGGACCGGTTCCGCCGCGGCAAGCGCACCCTCACCGCCATGGCCGAGCACTACGGCGTGGGGTTCGAGAACGCGCACACCTCAGCGGCCGACGTCGCGGCCACCCTGTCCGTGGCAGCAGTCATGGCCGAGAAGTATCCGGAGCTGCAGTGCGATGCGCGCACCCTGCACGAGTCCCAGGTCAGCTGGGCCGCAGGCCAGGCTGCCAGCTTCCAGGAGTACCTGCGGCGCCGCGAGCCGGAAGCCGTGATCGACGGCAGCTGGCCGTTCCGTGCCGCGCCGGACCACGAGCCCGGGTCGGTCCTGGACCCGGCCTGA
- the hemB gene encoding porphobilinogen synthase — protein sequence MSFPQHRPRRLRTTPAMRRLTAEFRLDPAELILPAFVREGITEPNPLTSMPGVVQHTLDSLKKAASEAAELGIGGIMLFGIPAERDAVGSAGTDPNGILNRGIAAVREEVGDELVIMSDVCLDEFTDHGHCGVLDENGVVDNDTTLEIYGRMAVEQARAGAHVLGPSGMMDGQIAVIRHALDTAGFTDVSLFAYAAKYASAFYGPFREAVDSQLQGDRRTYQMDASNRREALLEVELDLEEGADMVMVKPAMSYLDVLADVAAMSPVPVGAYQISGEYAMIEAAAANGWIDRRRAIEESVLGIKRAGANMILTYWATELAAWLKESK from the coding sequence ATGAGCTTCCCCCAGCACCGTCCCCGCCGCCTCCGCACCACCCCCGCCATGCGGCGGCTGACCGCAGAATTCCGGCTGGACCCGGCCGAGCTGATCCTTCCGGCCTTCGTCCGTGAGGGCATCACCGAGCCGAACCCGCTCACGTCCATGCCCGGCGTCGTCCAGCACACCCTGGACAGCCTGAAGAAGGCCGCTTCCGAAGCGGCAGAGCTGGGCATCGGCGGCATCATGCTCTTCGGCATCCCCGCCGAGCGCGACGCCGTCGGCAGCGCAGGCACCGATCCCAACGGCATCCTCAACCGCGGCATCGCCGCCGTCCGCGAGGAAGTCGGCGACGAGCTGGTCATCATGAGCGACGTCTGCCTGGACGAATTCACCGACCACGGACACTGCGGCGTGCTGGATGAAAACGGCGTGGTGGACAATGACACCACCCTGGAGATCTACGGTCGGATGGCCGTGGAGCAGGCCCGCGCCGGCGCGCATGTGCTGGGCCCGTCGGGCATGATGGACGGGCAGATCGCCGTGATCCGCCACGCCTTGGATACCGCCGGTTTCACCGACGTTTCCCTGTTCGCCTACGCCGCCAAGTACGCCTCCGCGTTCTACGGCCCCTTCCGCGAAGCCGTGGACTCCCAGCTGCAGGGCGACCGCCGGACCTACCAGATGGATGCCTCGAACCGCCGCGAGGCACTCCTCGAAGTGGAGCTGGACCTCGAAGAAGGCGCCGACATGGTGATGGTCAAGCCGGCCATGAGCTACCTCGACGTGCTTGCCGATGTGGCCGCCATGTCCCCGGTCCCGGTGGGCGCTTACCAGATCTCCGGCGAGTACGCGATGATTGAAGCTGCCGCCGCCAACGGCTGGATTGACCGCCGCCGGGCCATCGAAGAGTCCGTGCTGGGCATCAAGCGGGCCGGCGCCAACATGATTCTCACCTACTGGGCCACCGAACTGGCGGCCTGGCTGAAGGAAAGCAAGTAA
- a CDS encoding methionine ABC transporter permease, giving the protein MNFLTGLFDNPGITKALPEAVVETLQMVGIAGFFTLLIGLPLGVFLHVSAPGGLLPMKIVNRIVSDIIVNITRSVPFAILMVTLIPLARLITGTSIGPVAASVSLSIATIPFFARLVENALRDVSGGKIDAALVMGSTKMQVVTKVLLREALPGLVAALTTTLVTLVGYSAMAGIVGGGGLGRLAYNYGVQRFDTQVMVVTIIIIVALVQIIQLAGDFASRRVDHRSASGTGRRSRPAAAAEGISPAAAPAGSAREPDRTTV; this is encoded by the coding sequence ATGAACTTCCTGACCGGACTCTTCGACAACCCCGGGATTACCAAGGCACTGCCCGAAGCCGTGGTGGAGACCCTCCAGATGGTCGGCATCGCCGGGTTCTTCACCCTGCTGATCGGCCTGCCGCTGGGCGTATTCCTGCACGTCAGCGCGCCCGGGGGCCTGCTCCCGATGAAGATCGTCAACCGGATTGTCAGCGACATCATCGTCAACATCACCCGGTCGGTACCGTTCGCCATCCTCATGGTCACCCTGATTCCGCTGGCACGCCTCATCACCGGGACCTCGATCGGGCCCGTGGCCGCCTCCGTATCGCTGAGCATCGCCACCATCCCGTTCTTTGCACGGCTGGTGGAAAACGCGCTCCGCGACGTCTCCGGCGGCAAGATCGATGCAGCCCTGGTGATGGGCTCAACCAAGATGCAGGTGGTCACCAAGGTGCTGCTGCGCGAAGCCCTGCCGGGCCTCGTCGCCGCCCTGACCACCACGCTGGTGACCCTCGTGGGCTACTCCGCCATGGCCGGCATCGTCGGCGGCGGCGGCCTCGGCCGGCTGGCCTACAACTACGGCGTCCAGCGCTTCGACACCCAGGTCATGGTGGTCACGATCATCATCATCGTGGCCCTCGTGCAGATCATCCAGCTGGCCGGCGACTTCGCCTCGCGCCGGGTCGACCACCGGTCCGCGTCAGGTACCGGACGGCGCAGCCGCCCGGCTGCCGCGGCAGAAGGCATCAGCCCCGCCGCCGCACCCGCCGGCTCCGCCCGGGAACCCGACAGGACCACTGTCTAG
- a CDS encoding MetQ/NlpA family ABC transporter substrate-binding protein produces MRKALTLVATGVATALALTACGGSDSASSSVDSLDPANPVTLTVGASPTPHARILEFVRDNLAEDTGLELEIQEFDDYVTPNISLNDGDSDVNFYQHLPYLESQMESQGYEFEHGAGIHVEPYAAFSEKHEDVSTIKEGARVMVTNDPSNQARALKMLEEAGLVKDIADDSSVLTLTEEQNPKDLDFQENQPELLVNDLSDPTVDLAIINGNYILEAGLNTDDALLVESAEDNPYANFLVWKTGNKDARIDKLEELLHSPETKAFIEETWPNGDVTAAF; encoded by the coding sequence ATGCGTAAAGCACTTACCCTCGTTGCCACCGGTGTGGCCACTGCCCTGGCGCTGACGGCTTGCGGCGGATCCGATTCCGCCTCCAGCTCCGTGGACAGCCTTGATCCCGCAAACCCGGTCACCCTGACCGTGGGCGCCAGCCCCACGCCGCACGCCCGGATCCTCGAATTTGTCCGGGACAACCTCGCCGAGGACACCGGCCTGGAACTCGAAATCCAGGAGTTTGACGACTACGTCACGCCGAACATCTCCCTGAACGACGGCGACAGCGACGTCAACTTCTACCAGCACCTGCCCTACCTGGAATCCCAGATGGAGAGCCAGGGCTACGAGTTCGAGCACGGCGCCGGAATCCATGTAGAGCCCTACGCCGCGTTCTCGGAGAAGCATGAGGACGTCTCCACCATCAAGGAGGGCGCCCGGGTGATGGTCACCAACGACCCCTCGAACCAGGCCCGCGCCCTGAAGATGCTTGAGGAAGCCGGACTTGTGAAGGACATCGCGGACGATTCCTCCGTGCTGACCCTGACCGAGGAACAGAATCCCAAGGACCTGGACTTCCAGGAAAACCAGCCGGAACTGCTGGTCAACGACCTCAGTGATCCCACCGTGGACCTGGCCATCATCAACGGCAACTACATCCTCGAAGCCGGACTGAACACCGACGACGCCCTGCTGGTGGAATCCGCCGAGGACAACCCGTACGCCAACTTCCTGGTCTGGAAGACCGGCAACAAGGACGCACGGATCGACAAGCTCGAGGAACTGCTCCACTCCCCCGAAACCAAGGCCTTCATCGAAGAGACCTGGCCGAACGGCGACGTGACTGCTGCTTTCTAG
- the hemC gene encoding hydroxymethylbilane synthase translates to MAQSPVLIGTRGSALAVTQTTTVAEALSGLGGFDVELVRVRTEGDINRAALSQIGGTGVFVAALRDSLLRGDCDVAVHSLKDLPTSPADGLVLGAIPERVDVRDVLCARDGLTLAQLPAGAKIGTGSPRRAAQLRAARPDLEIVDIRGNVDTRLGRVAGLVEGAPGDLDAVVLAAAGLARLGRLNMVTEFIDPAVMLPAPGQGALAVECRTADAAEGQLAAALAAYDHLDSRLTVAAERAMLGRLEAGCTAPVGALASVGADGITLEAVVCSDDGTRLMRRTGVVSERNEDAARALGVQVAEELLAAGAAQLTDLPAS, encoded by the coding sequence GTGGCGCAGTCGCCCGTCCTCATCGGCACCCGCGGCAGCGCCCTGGCCGTTACCCAAACCACCACCGTGGCCGAGGCGCTGTCCGGGCTCGGCGGTTTCGACGTCGAACTGGTCCGCGTGCGGACCGAGGGTGACATCAACCGTGCCGCCCTGTCGCAGATCGGCGGAACCGGCGTGTTCGTTGCCGCGCTGCGCGACTCGCTGCTGCGCGGAGACTGCGACGTCGCCGTGCACTCACTCAAGGACCTGCCCACCTCCCCGGCGGACGGCCTTGTCCTGGGCGCCATTCCGGAACGGGTGGATGTGCGCGACGTGCTGTGTGCCCGTGACGGGCTGACCCTGGCACAGCTTCCTGCCGGTGCGAAGATCGGCACCGGCTCCCCGCGCCGGGCAGCCCAGCTGCGGGCCGCCCGCCCGGATCTGGAGATCGTGGACATCCGCGGCAACGTGGATACCCGCCTCGGCCGGGTTGCCGGCCTGGTGGAAGGCGCGCCCGGTGACCTCGACGCCGTGGTGCTGGCGGCCGCCGGCCTGGCCCGGCTGGGCCGGCTGAACATGGTCACCGAATTCATTGATCCCGCCGTGATGCTTCCCGCCCCCGGGCAGGGAGCGCTGGCAGTGGAATGCCGCACGGCCGACGCCGCCGAAGGGCAGCTCGCGGCCGCACTTGCCGCGTATGACCACCTCGACAGCCGCCTCACGGTGGCAGCCGAACGGGCCATGCTCGGCAGGCTTGAGGCCGGGTGCACGGCTCCGGTCGGTGCGCTGGCCAGCGTCGGAGCCGACGGCATCACGCTCGAAGCCGTGGTCTGCAGCGACGACGGCACCCGGCTGATGCGCCGCACCGGCGTCGTCAGCGAACGCAACGAAGATGCCGCCCGCGCCTTGGGCGTGCAGGTTGCCGAGGAGCTGCTGGCGGCCGGCGCCGCGCAGCTCACGGATCTTCCTGCCAGCTGA
- a CDS encoding methionine ABC transporter ATP-binding protein: protein MITVTDLRKVYRQGDRMVTALDGVSLSVPKGSIHGIIGHSGAGKSTLVRCLTLLDRPTSGSVTIDGRELTAVKDSEIRAARRRIGMVFQHANLMDSRTAAANIAHPLELVGTKKSVIDARVKELLALVGLEGSAGAYPAQLSGGQKQRVGIARALASDPDVLLCDEPTSALDPSTTDDILDLISDLTRRLDLTVLIITHEMNVVKRICDSVSLLEAGRVVEHGPLREVASDLRGRLAKQLIPLPVTPPSPGGPVLELLFTGQTTSDPVLSALTRRFDTDVNVLAGSVELLAGTRFGRLRIQLDTHTDMAAVHEYLALQGVTVEVAA, encoded by the coding sequence ATGATCACAGTTACCGACCTTCGCAAGGTCTACCGGCAGGGTGACCGCATGGTCACTGCACTGGACGGCGTGAGCCTGAGCGTGCCCAAGGGTTCGATCCACGGGATCATCGGCCACTCCGGTGCCGGAAAGTCCACCCTGGTCCGCTGCCTGACCCTGCTGGACCGGCCGACGTCGGGCTCGGTCACCATCGACGGCCGTGAACTGACCGCTGTGAAGGACTCCGAGATCCGCGCGGCCCGCCGCCGGATCGGCATGGTGTTCCAGCACGCGAACCTCATGGACTCCCGCACCGCCGCTGCCAACATTGCCCACCCGCTGGAGCTGGTGGGGACGAAGAAGAGCGTCATCGATGCCCGGGTGAAGGAACTGCTGGCCCTCGTGGGCCTCGAAGGCAGCGCCGGGGCGTACCCCGCCCAGCTTTCCGGCGGACAGAAGCAGCGCGTGGGCATCGCCCGGGCGCTGGCTTCCGATCCCGATGTGCTCCTGTGCGATGAGCCGACGTCGGCCCTGGACCCCAGCACCACGGACGACATCCTGGACCTGATTTCCGATCTCACCCGCCGCCTGGACCTGACGGTCCTGATCATCACGCACGAGATGAACGTGGTGAAGCGGATCTGCGATTCGGTATCCCTGCTCGAGGCAGGACGGGTGGTGGAACACGGTCCGCTGCGCGAGGTCGCCTCCGACCTGCGCGGCCGGCTGGCCAAACAGCTGATCCCGCTGCCCGTGACGCCGCCGTCTCCCGGCGGTCCGGTCCTGGAACTGCTGTTCACGGGCCAGACCACCTCGGACCCGGTGCTTTCCGCCCTCACCCGCCGGTTCGACACCGATGTCAACGTCCTTGCCGGCAGCGTCGAACTGCTGGCCGGCACCCGCTTCGGACGGCTGCGCATCCAGTTGGACACGCATACCGACATGGCCGCCGTCCATGAATACCTCGCCCTGCAGGGCGTCACCGTGGAGGTGGCAGCATGA
- a CDS encoding uroporphyrinogen-III synthase encodes MAARHQGPDLAGLNVVLPRTPDRASAMVRELQDCGASVTLMPLIDFQFPADTALLDRALNSLKAGRFAWVVFTSVTTVRAVTRRCAALGICPVALVPADTRIAAVGAGTRQALEEVGFDIDFLPDTDQSARGLAASWPDPSGSDPEGGDLRVLLPQADIADPSLHEALTALGWEVRAVTAYCTVDYPATGVRFTPAVTGGGLLDPEAFAASAPAGRRAVVLTSPSIARRFVRRCVPVPAGTLLVAIGDSTAARMRELGAGPDAVAKQPTPAGIAHALSVAMSTGPTP; translated from the coding sequence ATGGCAGCCAGACACCAGGGTCCGGACCTCGCCGGACTGAACGTTGTCCTTCCACGCACCCCGGACCGGGCTTCGGCCATGGTCCGGGAGCTGCAGGACTGCGGGGCATCGGTGACGCTGATGCCCCTGATCGATTTCCAGTTCCCGGCGGACACCGCCCTGCTGGACCGCGCACTCAATTCGCTGAAGGCCGGCCGGTTCGCCTGGGTGGTCTTCACCAGTGTCACCACCGTGCGGGCCGTGACCCGCCGGTGTGCAGCCCTGGGCATCTGCCCCGTGGCCCTGGTGCCCGCCGATACCCGGATCGCGGCCGTCGGCGCCGGAACGCGGCAGGCCTTGGAGGAAGTCGGCTTCGATATCGATTTCCTGCCGGACACCGACCAGTCAGCCCGCGGCCTGGCCGCCTCCTGGCCGGATCCTTCCGGATCGGATCCGGAGGGCGGCGATCTGCGGGTGCTGCTGCCGCAGGCCGATATCGCCGACCCGTCCCTGCACGAGGCGCTGACCGCCCTGGGCTGGGAGGTCCGCGCCGTGACCGCGTACTGCACCGTGGACTACCCGGCCACCGGCGTGCGCTTCACCCCGGCGGTTACCGGGGGAGGACTCCTGGACCCCGAAGCCTTCGCCGCGTCGGCACCGGCCGGACGCCGCGCCGTCGTCCTCACCTCCCCGAGCATCGCCCGCCGGTTCGTCCGGCGCTGTGTGCCGGTCCCGGCCGGAACACTGCTGGTGGCCATCGGCGACAGCACAGCTGCGCGGATGCGCGAACTGGGCGCGGGACCGGATGCAGTGGCGAAGCAGCCAACCCCGGCGGGAATAGCCCACGCACTCTCCGTTGCTATGTCTACGGGTCCTACTCCCTAG
- the hemQ gene encoding hydrogen peroxide-dependent heme synthase has protein sequence MSETMDRSAAGTAGNDEQFFTLWTVFKRSSMPKAPVSNGAVDAFEALTKDLAASNVTLRGLYDVSAMRVDADVMVWLHGSAPEALQAALRQIRRTELFAGTEIAWSAMGVHRDAEFSKNHWPSFARGIDPETWICVYPFVRSYEWYQLPAEERGKMLRDHGMLGREFPQVLANTVASFALGDWEWILGLEAPNLVDLVDMMRHLRATEARNHVREEVPFYTGRRIPAAEVAEVLK, from the coding sequence ATGAGTGAGACGATGGACCGCAGCGCCGCCGGAACGGCCGGCAACGACGAACAGTTCTTTACCCTTTGGACCGTTTTCAAGCGGTCCTCCATGCCGAAAGCGCCTGTCTCGAACGGTGCCGTTGATGCCTTCGAGGCCCTGACCAAGGACCTGGCTGCCAGCAATGTCACGCTCCGCGGCCTCTACGACGTGTCCGCCATGCGCGTGGACGCCGACGTGATGGTGTGGCTGCACGGCAGCGCGCCGGAAGCGCTGCAGGCGGCCCTGCGGCAGATCCGCCGGACGGAACTGTTCGCCGGTACCGAGATCGCCTGGTCCGCCATGGGCGTGCACCGCGACGCCGAGTTCTCCAAGAACCACTGGCCGTCCTTCGCCCGGGGCATCGATCCCGAGACCTGGATCTGCGTTTACCCGTTTGTCCGCTCCTACGAGTGGTACCAGCTGCCCGCCGAGGAACGCGGCAAGATGCTGCGCGACCACGGCATGCTCGGCCGCGAATTCCCCCAGGTCCTTGCCAACACCGTGGCCTCCTTCGCCCTGGGTGACTGGGAATGGATCCTGGGCCTGGAAGCTCCCAACCTGGTTGACCTTGTCGACATGATGCGCCACCTGCGCGCCACCGAGGCACGCAACCACGTCCGTGAAGAAGTCCCGTTCTATACCGGCCGGCGTATCCCGGCCGCAGAAGTTGCCGAGGTACTCAAATGA
- the hemL gene encoding glutamate-1-semialdehyde 2,1-aminomutase — MSSPVSPSSSEELFDRARALMPGGVNSPVRAFGSVGGTPRFMVSARGPYITDSEGREYVDLVCSWGPALVGHSHPDVLAAVHAAVDNGLSFGASTPAEAELAQLVMDRVPGVKRLRMVSTGTEATMTAIRLARGYTGRNLVIKFAGCYHGHLDGLLASAGSGLATLALPGSAGVTEATAAETLVLPYNDVAAVEKAFAEHGANIAAVITEAAPANMGVVTPDEGFNAALSRITASHGALLILDEVLTGFRTGPAGYWGLTGAKEGWTPDLFTFGKVIGGGMPVAALGGRADVMDYLAPLGPVYQAGTLSGNPIAMAAGVATLKAATAEVYANVDARSAELSAAVSAELDKAGVDHSIQRAGSLFSVAFGTSATGVHNYEQAQAQEAFRYRPFFHSMLDAGVYLPPSVFEAWFLSGAHDDAAMDRIYAALPAAAKAAAAAQP, encoded by the coding sequence ATGTCCTCACCTGTCTCACCGTCTTCCTCCGAAGAACTCTTTGACCGCGCCCGGGCCCTGATGCCCGGCGGCGTGAACTCCCCGGTCCGGGCCTTCGGCTCCGTGGGCGGCACGCCCCGTTTCATGGTTTCCGCCAGGGGCCCGTACATCACCGACTCCGAGGGCCGCGAATACGTGGACCTCGTCTGCTCCTGGGGCCCGGCACTGGTGGGCCACTCCCATCCGGATGTCCTGGCCGCAGTACACGCGGCCGTGGACAACGGACTGTCCTTCGGTGCGTCCACCCCGGCCGAGGCCGAACTGGCGCAGCTGGTGATGGACCGCGTGCCGGGCGTGAAGCGCCTGCGCATGGTCTCCACCGGCACCGAGGCCACCATGACCGCGATCCGGCTGGCCCGCGGCTACACCGGCCGGAACCTGGTCATCAAGTTCGCCGGCTGCTACCACGGCCACCTCGACGGACTGCTGGCCTCCGCCGGTTCCGGCCTGGCCACCCTGGCACTGCCCGGCTCGGCCGGCGTCACCGAAGCCACTGCCGCCGAGACGCTGGTGCTGCCGTACAACGACGTTGCCGCCGTCGAAAAGGCGTTCGCCGAGCACGGCGCCAACATTGCCGCCGTCATCACCGAGGCCGCTCCGGCGAACATGGGCGTGGTCACTCCGGATGAGGGCTTCAATGCCGCACTGTCCCGGATCACCGCCTCGCACGGCGCGCTGCTGATCCTCGACGAGGTACTCACCGGCTTCCGTACCGGCCCGGCCGGTTACTGGGGCCTGACCGGCGCGAAGGAAGGCTGGACGCCGGACCTGTTCACCTTCGGCAAGGTGATCGGCGGCGGGATGCCCGTCGCAGCGCTCGGAGGCCGCGCCGACGTGATGGACTACCTCGCCCCGCTGGGCCCGGTCTACCAGGCCGGCACCCTCTCGGGTAACCCGATTGCGATGGCGGCCGGCGTCGCCACGCTCAAGGCCGCCACCGCCGAGGTTTATGCCAACGTCGACGCCCGTTCCGCGGAGCTCTCCGCCGCCGTGTCCGCCGAACTGGACAAAGCCGGCGTGGACCACAGCATCCAGCGCGCGGGCAGCCTCTTCAGCGTCGCCTTCGGCACCTCCGCCACCGGCGTGCACAACTACGAGCAGGCCCAGGCGCAGGAAGCCTTCCGGTATCGGCCGTTCTTCCACTCGATGCTCGACGCCGGGGTGTACCTTCCGCCGTCGGTGTTCGAGGCCTGGTTCCTGTCCGGCGCCCACGACGACGCCGCTATGGACCGGATCTACGCCGCGCTGCCGGCCGCCGCGAAGGCCGCTGCTGCGGCCCAGCCGTAA